The DNA window CGGCGAACAGCGCGCCGTCGAAACAGTGGGCTTTGTGATCCTGCTGCACTCGGCGCGGACAGCGGTAAAAATCATCCGCGCTGTAGGCCAAGCTGTCCAGATACTCTTGAATCAAAGCCGGACTGTGCAGGCCGGCGAAGATCTCCAGTTCGGCCGGCGTCCAAAGCGCGTTCCAGTTTTTCATCTCTCACTCGCAATACGTGATCAGCGTCAACAATCGGCAAAGAAGAAGCTGCTATCTTGGTCCAGTAGAGAACGGGGGCTTAAGAGCCCGGAGGTCGGGTCGGGATGTGGTGAGGCGTCGGTCGGCCTCCGGGTTCTGTTTTTTTCTGATTGCAGCATCATCCCAGGCCCGCGGCCCATAACATACCCCGCTTGGAAATCTCCAACGCTTCCGGCACATCGAAATCTTTGGCCACATGTCCCAGCGAGCTGTAGAACACGCGGCCTTTGCCGTACATGCGCTTCCAGACCACCGGCATCACCGTGCCCTCTATCCAGAAGGCGTGTTCGCCGCTGAATCGGGTGGTGGCCAGCACCTTGTTCGATGGATCCACATGCATGTAATACTGCTCGGAATGCATTTTAAAATCTTTCAATCCTCTGGTCACCGGATCGCGAGGGTCTTTGATGTTCACCTCGTAATCGATCACGCCGCCGGGATGAGCCACCCACTGCCCGCCGCACATGAACTGATAGTCGGTGTTCTCGCGAAACGAGTCGCACATGCCGCCGTGATGGCCGGCGATGCCGACCCCGCCGGCTACTGCGGCCAGCAACCCCTTCTCCTGCTCTTTACTGATCTTGCCCATAGTCCAGATCGGCACAATGAGCGATAAAGAGGCCATGAACTCTGGGTCGGTGTAGGAATCCAGCGTGTCGGAAACCGTAACCTGAAATCCCTGCTCTTTCAACCACGGGGCAAAGATGGCTGCGCATTTGTCCGGCTCATGGCCCATCCATCCGCCCCATACGATCAGAGCAGATTTCGTTTTGTCTGCGCGGGTATTGCTGAAAAGCGGGGTTGCCGCCAAACCAGCCGCCAGGCCGGCGGTCAACGCTTCACCGAGGAATTCTCTTCGATTTATTTTTTCGATTGACATGTACATCCTCTCTCGAGTGAGCTCTTTAACTTGTTTTTTTTCATACGCCTGCTGCTGGAAAAATAAATATTGTCTTTCCTTCCGCTATTTTAGCAAAAAACTGGTATATAAGCAAGTGGAAATCAACAGAGGATGTTTTCTGCGTGAACAACCAAGCCCGCGACGAGCCAAACACTCTGTGTGGGAAAAAAGGAGGGTGGTATGAGAAGAGTTTTATTGCTTCTTTTAGCCTTTGGCCTTTTGCAGGGTTCGATATGGGCCGGCGCCGGACGCACGTTGCAGCTGCAATCGTTGCAACAGCAGTCGCTGCAACCGGCCGAGCCTTTGGTTTTGGCTTGGCCGGCCACACCTTTCCATGAATCGGTCCATATTTATTTTTCCGCTGATCAGGGACGATCCTGGTGGATGATGGCCCGCGAACTGCGCAATACCGGTTCGTTTTCCACCTTTGTGCCGGCAAGCCCTGGACAGGCGATCTTTAAGGTCGTTGACAGCAAAAGCGGCGAACTGATCATGTCCAGTCAGGCGGCACTGACCATCCAAGCGCCGGTGACCGCCGCCACCCAGCTTGTCACCCTAGAGGCGGAATCCGGCATGTTGAGCGGCCCGATGAAAATCGTCATGGACGGCCAGGCGTTCAACAACCAGTGCGTCAGTGGTTACAACGTCAATCGTCGCGGCAGTGTCGAGTTTATCGTGAATGTGCCGGTGGCAGGAACCTATGCCATTTGGGCGCGTGTGCTGGGCAAAAACGATGTGGCGAATTCCTTTTTTGCGTCCGTGGACAACCAGACTGAATTTCTCTGGGATCTTAAAAAAAACAACCAGTGGAACTGGGATTGCATTTCGGACCGCGGCGCCACCGGAACCTATGAGGGAAACGCCGAGGTGGACCCGGTGCTCTTTTCTTTGACTGCCGGCCCGCATTTGCTGCGCATTCGCAACCGGGAAAAATTAACGCTCTTGGATCAGATCCGCATTACCAACGATTTGAGTCACGCCGTCACCGCCGAGCCGGAGCGATGGCTTGGCGTCCTCGCTCCCTCTCATGCGCAGATTATCGCTTTCGGCCATCCCTTTGAAATTAAATGGGAATCGAAAAATGTCCCCGGTTTGGTCAACATCGACCTTTCTCGCGATCAGGGTACTACCTTTGCTTTTCCGATCGTACATAACACAGAAAACGACGGCTCCTACATCTGGAATGTGCCCAAAGGGCTGATCATCGGCAAATGTGTGATCAGAATTCAGGCCGTGAACAACAACGGCCTGCCGCAGGACGCCAGCGACGGCTATTTCGCCATCATCGATCCCAGCACTGATCGTCGTACCATCATCGTGCAGAATCCGAATGGCGGTGAAACCCTGGTCGCCGGGCAAACCTGCTTCACACGCTGGACGACGAAAAACTACTGGGGGAAAGTGAACGTCTACTTTAGTCATGATAACGGCGCCAGCTGGCAGACCATTGCCTACAATCGCGACACCGCCAAAGAGCAGTTCACGTTTGACTGGATAGTGCCCAACACGCCGACCACGCAGGCGCT is part of the bacterium genome and encodes:
- a CDS encoding twin-arginine translocation signal domain-containing protein, which encodes MSIEKINRREFLGEALTAGLAAGLAATPLFSNTRADKTKSALIVWGGWMGHEPDKCAAIFAPWLKEQGFQVTVSDTLDSYTDPEFMASLSLIVPIWTMGKISKEQEKGLLAAVAGGVGIAGHHGGMCDSFRENTDYQFMCGGQWVAHPGGVIDYEVNIKDPRDPVTRGLKDFKMHSEQYYMHVDPSNKVLATTRFSGEHAFWIEGTVMPVVWKRMYGKGRVFYSSLGHVAKDFDVPEALEISKRGMLWAAGLG